The following proteins are co-located in the Rheinheimera salexigens genome:
- a CDS encoding efflux RND transporter permease subunit translates to MTANRIVNKFEYALFRHRALVIAAFILVTIFLVIKAASIKLDAGFTKNIPLKHEYMQTYLQHAEDFGGANNILVALCDNSGDIFNPEFFTTLRLTHDELLYTSGVDRVQVKSLFSPSTRFVEVVEDGFAGGPVIPADFIADAAGLAKVKQNVEKAGVVGRMVADDFSCAMISAQLLEIDPETNQKVDTISFAQTLEQNVRNKYSSDSTSIHIIGFAKMVGDVADGAKGVLLFFAIAIVVTAIMVYLFCGSLMLTLLPIGCSLIAVVWQMGLLSALGFGIDPMSILVPFLVFAIGVSHGVQMINSTGKRVASGMNAKTAAQASFRKLLVPGGVALLSDTVGFLTLLIIEIGVIRELAITASLGVAVIILTNLILLPVLMSFVKFSQKYQQRAAAGSPKMDKVWFALSAFATRKYAAVIIIITALLFAFGYMQTQQLKIGDLHAGAPALHEDSRYNQDTFLITDRFAISVDYLNVMVETIPSACTEHSIMQRIDNFQWLMSNVEGVQSTVSLASVSKTINAAFNEGNVKWRVLPRNTQSLVQASSRVETSTGLLNADCSVMPVMLFLEDHKAETLERVVTAAKKYSAEFSDEKTQFKLASGPAGVMAATNEAVAEAQQPMMWYVYAAVTLLCLISFRSIRATISVIVPLYVVSVLATALMTNLQIGLTVSTLPVIALGVGIGVDYGIYILSNMIQSLREGAPLREAYYQALKERGSAVLFTAITLAIGVSTWVFSALKFQVDMGILLTFMFVVNMLGAIVVLPAIAAFLWRKK, encoded by the coding sequence ATGACTGCGAATCGGATTGTTAATAAATTTGAATATGCGCTGTTTCGCCATCGCGCTTTGGTTATAGCTGCCTTTATTTTGGTAACCATTTTTCTGGTTATTAAAGCAGCTTCCATTAAATTAGATGCAGGATTTACCAAAAATATTCCATTAAAACATGAGTATATGCAAACTTATTTGCAGCATGCTGAAGATTTTGGTGGGGCGAACAATATCTTAGTCGCGCTATGTGATAACAGTGGTGATATTTTCAATCCAGAATTCTTTACTACGTTACGTTTAACTCATGACGAATTACTGTATACCTCGGGTGTGGATCGGGTGCAGGTTAAGTCGTTATTTAGCCCCAGTACGCGTTTTGTTGAAGTGGTTGAAGATGGTTTTGCTGGTGGTCCGGTTATACCTGCAGACTTTATTGCCGATGCAGCTGGTTTAGCTAAAGTAAAACAAAATGTGGAAAAAGCAGGTGTAGTAGGCCGCATGGTTGCCGATGACTTTAGCTGCGCGATGATTTCAGCCCAATTACTAGAGATAGACCCTGAAACAAATCAAAAAGTTGATACCATCAGTTTTGCCCAAACTCTAGAGCAAAATGTTCGCAATAAATATTCTAGCGATAGCACTAGTATTCATATTATAGGTTTTGCCAAAATGGTCGGTGATGTTGCCGATGGTGCTAAGGGTGTTTTATTGTTCTTTGCCATTGCCATAGTGGTAACGGCCATCATGGTTTATTTGTTTTGCGGCTCATTAATGTTGACCTTACTGCCGATTGGTTGCTCTTTAATAGCAGTGGTTTGGCAAATGGGGCTGTTATCTGCACTAGGCTTCGGTATTGACCCCATGTCTATTTTAGTGCCGTTTTTAGTCTTTGCTATTGGTGTTAGCCATGGTGTGCAGATGATTAACTCTACCGGTAAAAGGGTGGCATCTGGCATGAACGCCAAGACAGCTGCTCAAGCCAGCTTTCGCAAGCTATTAGTACCAGGTGGTGTGGCATTATTATCAGATACGGTTGGCTTTTTAACCTTACTTATCATTGAAATTGGCGTTATTCGCGAATTAGCCATCACAGCAAGCTTAGGTGTCGCAGTTATTATTTTAACCAATCTAATTTTGCTACCGGTATTAATGTCTTTTGTTAAGTTTAGTCAGAAATATCAGCAACGTGCAGCAGCAGGTTCTCCGAAAATGGATAAAGTGTGGTTTGCTTTGTCGGCCTTTGCTACCCGTAAATATGCGGCAGTTATTATTATTATTACTGCGTTGTTATTTGCTTTTGGCTATATGCAGACTCAGCAACTAAAAATTGGTGATTTGCATGCTGGAGCTCCGGCATTACATGAAGACTCAAGGTATAACCAAGATACATTTTTAATTACCGATCGTTTTGCTATCTCAGTCGATTACTTAAATGTGATGGTAGAAACCATCCCCAGTGCCTGTACTGAACATAGTATTATGCAGCGGATTGATAACTTTCAGTGGTTAATGTCTAACGTTGAAGGGGTTCAGTCGACAGTGTCATTAGCCTCGGTATCTAAGACTATTAATGCCGCGTTCAACGAAGGTAATGTAAAATGGCGGGTGTTACCTCGTAATACGCAAAGTTTAGTTCAAGCATCTTCGCGGGTTGAAACCAGCACCGGTTTATTAAACGCTGATTGCTCAGTGATGCCGGTAATGTTGTTTTTAGAAGATCATAAAGCTGAAACATTAGAGCGGGTGGTAACAGCGGCGAAAAAGTATTCTGCAGAATTTAGTGATGAGAAAACCCAATTTAAGTTAGCGTCAGGTCCAGCGGGTGTTATGGCGGCAACCAATGAAGCGGTTGCTGAAGCTCAGCAACCTATGATGTGGTATGTCTATGCGGCAGTGACTTTATTGTGTTTAATTAGCTTTAGATCGATACGCGCTACAATATCAGTAATAGTGCCATTATATGTGGTGTCGGTATTGGCTACCGCGTTGATGACTAATTTACAAATTGGTCTTACCGTGTCTACCTTGCCGGTTATCGCACTTGGGGTGGGTATTGGTGTCGATTATGGTATCTATATACTATCTAATATGATTCAGAGCTTACGTGAAGGTGCTCCGCTGCGCGAAGCCTATTATCAAGCGCTTAAAGAGCGTGGTAGTGCGGTATTGTTTACTGCTATTACCTTAGCTATAGGTGTCAGTACTTGGGTGTTTTCAGCTCTGAAATTCCAAGTTGATATGGGTATTTTATTAACCTTTATGTTTGTGGTTAATATGCTCGGCGCTATTGTGGTATTACCCGCTATAGCCGCATTTTTATGGCGTAAAAAATAA
- a CDS encoding WD40/YVTN/BNR-like repeat-containing protein yields MTASTSSIASETIKPVAAYQAPLASKVLLTDLANFDNQFLTAVGERGHILRSTDGSHWQQAQVPVQANLSAVMFIDKQHGWAVGHDATILSTSDSGTSWQIQQFLPNLDKPLFDVYFRNQNQGIAVGAYGMFYRTNDGGSTWQPEFHAELLSEDDQDYLLELQETDAQAYAIEQGVILPHFNRVFADGNLLYMVGEAGFAAKSTDFGQTWQRLEAFYNGSMFDIARTPEMNLLAVGLRGHAFRSVDQGNSWQEIALPNHATVNSIVTDAAGHIYLLGNAGSFLISQDDGESFSDHSLADGKAIVSGLVWQDKLILVTEIGIKTINLSELN; encoded by the coding sequence ATGACTGCCAGCACCTCAAGCATAGCGTCTGAAACCATTAAGCCAGTGGCTGCCTATCAGGCACCCTTAGCGAGTAAAGTGCTGTTAACGGATTTAGCTAATTTTGATAATCAGTTTTTGACAGCTGTGGGCGAAAGAGGTCATATATTACGTAGTACAGATGGTAGCCATTGGCAGCAAGCTCAAGTGCCAGTGCAAGCGAATTTAAGTGCTGTGATGTTTATCGATAAACAGCATGGTTGGGCTGTTGGCCACGACGCGACAATATTGAGCACTAGCGACAGCGGCACAAGTTGGCAAATTCAACAGTTTTTACCCAATTTAGATAAACCCTTATTTGACGTCTATTTTAGAAACCAAAACCAAGGCATTGCCGTGGGTGCTTATGGCATGTTTTATCGCACCAACGATGGTGGCAGTACTTGGCAACCAGAGTTTCACGCTGAGTTATTGTCAGAAGATGATCAAGATTATTTGCTTGAATTACAAGAAACTGATGCCCAAGCCTATGCCATAGAGCAAGGTGTTATTTTGCCGCATTTTAATCGGGTTTTTGCTGATGGCAATCTGCTATATATGGTGGGTGAAGCCGGTTTTGCAGCAAAAAGCACAGACTTTGGGCAAACTTGGCAGCGCTTAGAAGCGTTTTATAACGGTTCGATGTTTGATATTGCCAGAACACCAGAAATGAACTTATTAGCTGTAGGTCTGCGTGGACATGCTTTTCGCAGTGTCGACCAAGGTAATAGTTGGCAAGAAATTGCCTTACCTAACCACGCTACGGTCAACAGTATCGTCACGGATGCGGCTGGTCATATTTATCTGTTAGGTAATGCCGGCAGTTTTTTAATTAGCCAAGATGATGGTGAAAGTTTTAGCGACCACAGCTTAGCAGATGGCAAAGCCATTGTGAGTGGCTTAGTGTGGCAAGATAAGCTGATCTTAGTCACTGAGATTGGTATAAAAACAATAAATTTAAGTGAATTGAATTAA
- a CDS encoding DUF1329 domain-containing protein, whose translation MIKKLTLLSSAIALVISCGAGAKISQEQVARLGNDLTPLGAEKAANADGSIPAWNGGILQAPAGYSPGDHHPDPFAEDKVLFTIDSTNLSQYQNLLSPGQIKLFEIYPETYKMHVYQTRRSASFPQYVYDATKKIATEAELVQGGNGIVNAAIGIPFPIPENGLEVIWNHLLRFRGVAASRNGGQAAPTASGAYTIIGFDEQIMFKYSDPAATAEALTAENILFRFKQSVTSPARLAGTALLVHETMDQVKTPRQAWTYNTGQRRVRRAPNVAYDAPGTASDGLRTTDDFDMFNGSPDRYNWKLVGKQELYIPYNSYKLHSNDLKYADILMPGHINPEPVRWEKHRVWVVEAELKDNMRHVYGKRVFYIDEDSWQIHVADLYDNRNEMYRVAFAHGLNYYEVPTQWSTLEVYHDLNSRRYIAIGLDNEDRMYNFSEQLTDADFTPAALRRAGTR comes from the coding sequence ATGATTAAAAAACTCACCCTATTATCTTCGGCAATTGCGCTGGTAATAAGTTGTGGCGCAGGCGCTAAGATTAGCCAAGAACAAGTGGCAAGATTAGGTAATGATTTAACGCCATTAGGCGCTGAAAAAGCGGCTAATGCTGACGGCTCTATTCCTGCTTGGAATGGTGGTATTTTACAAGCTCCAGCGGGTTATTCGCCAGGAGATCATCACCCAGATCCGTTTGCTGAAGATAAAGTGTTATTCACTATCGATAGTACTAACCTTAGCCAATATCAAAATTTGTTAAGCCCAGGTCAGATTAAGTTATTTGAAATCTATCCTGAAACGTACAAAATGCATGTTTATCAAACTCGGCGCTCAGCTTCTTTTCCACAATATGTTTATGATGCGACCAAAAAAATCGCCACAGAAGCAGAGTTAGTGCAAGGCGGCAATGGTATTGTTAACGCGGCTATTGGTATTCCTTTTCCTATTCCAGAAAATGGTTTAGAAGTGATTTGGAACCACTTATTGCGTTTTCGTGGTGTAGCCGCGTCGCGTAATGGTGGCCAAGCAGCTCCAACAGCGTCTGGTGCCTATACTATCATCGGTTTTGATGAGCAGATTATGTTTAAATATTCTGATCCTGCAGCCACAGCCGAAGCATTAACTGCAGAGAACATTCTGTTTCGATTTAAGCAAAGTGTTACGTCACCAGCTCGCTTAGCCGGTACTGCACTGCTAGTTCATGAAACCATGGACCAAGTTAAAACACCTCGCCAAGCTTGGACCTATAACACTGGACAGCGTCGGGTGCGTCGGGCGCCAAACGTAGCTTATGATGCACCAGGTACAGCATCTGATGGTTTAAGAACTACCGATGACTTTGATATGTTTAACGGCTCGCCAGATCGTTACAACTGGAAGCTAGTGGGCAAGCAAGAGTTATATATCCCTTATAATAGTTACAAGTTGCATAGCAATGATCTTAAATATGCCGATATTTTGATGCCAGGTCATATTAATCCAGAGCCGGTGCGTTGGGAAAAACACCGGGTATGGGTAGTAGAAGCCGAATTAAAAGATAATATGCGACATGTCTATGGCAAACGGGTGTTCTATATTGATGAAGATAGCTGGCAGATCCATGTTGCCGACTTATATGACAACCGTAATGAGATGTACCGCGTGGCATTTGCCCATGGTCTTAACTATTATGAAGTACCAACACAGTGGAGTACGTTAGAGGTTTATCATGATCTAAACTCGCGTCGTTATATTGCGATTGGCTTAGATAATGAAGACAGAATGTATAACTTCTCTGAGCAGTTAACCGATGCCGACTTTACGCCTGCTGCGTTACGTCGTGCTGGTACACGTTAA
- a CDS encoding DUF1302 domain-containing protein, translating to MNIRPKTFAKKPLALGVASALLALSMAPAQAASWNFGDVNVTFDSTFSYGGSWRTEDRDFNTISKVNHPANNFNWSDYGYYIDGNGKPNFNSVYASSQLWDAPGSYSSNGDAGNLNYDRGDMFSSLLKGSHDLSITSGNIGLFSRFMYFYDFATMDQKGAYTNPLSGNSVDPCADKESRELACRDIRLLDAYVYGNFSFNDGQNPVTVKVGQQVLSWGESTLIQHGINITPIDVGVARAPGAELKEAYIPVGMATINIGLTDNLSTEIFYQYQWDNSYLPVPGSYFSTNDFAGKGGYNQNVQLGFTSNPDIDLPFLVSEMNTLSLMAPDLLNILTSPSATAAQKANAMSLAIAYPTKVTLRPRGADGEIKPKDGGQYGIKFEYFSPDLNDTEFAVYYMNYHSRVPVISGIAADFGAGVIQSLQYLSANQGKINQDNIDDLAMFSKAKVEYPEDIKLYGFSFNTAVGETSVAGEIAYRQDEPLQIDDVEILYAGMPEQLSNAGLRPDFDGISQIGRSSYSPNKVMPGQAAKGFILSDTIQAQMTFTHLFGPALGADNMIMLAEIGGIRIQDMPGYDELRLNGPGTDRSGGPLLGLDNQGNLINKDGLHTGLSDGAETNPFPTASAWGYRILAKMDYNNVFSGINLSQRMVFSHDVNGITPDPLFMFVEDRKSLAYAVSFDYLSKWSGELSYNVFWGGQGTTNNVADRDFISFNIKYSI from the coding sequence ATGAATATAAGGCCAAAAACCTTTGCTAAGAAACCCTTAGCGTTAGGTGTCGCTTCAGCGCTGCTTGCCTTGTCAATGGCACCAGCGCAAGCGGCAAGTTGGAACTTCGGAGACGTTAACGTAACGTTTGACTCTACATTCTCTTATGGTGGCAGTTGGCGCACAGAAGATCGTGATTTCAATACTATTAGTAAAGTGAACCATCCGGCTAATAATTTTAACTGGTCAGATTATGGTTACTATATTGATGGTAACGGTAAGCCAAATTTTAATTCTGTCTATGCCAGTTCACAATTATGGGATGCTCCAGGTAGTTACTCCAGTAATGGTGATGCCGGCAACTTAAACTATGACCGCGGTGATATGTTTAGTAGTTTGCTAAAAGGTTCACACGATTTGTCTATTACATCAGGCAATATCGGCCTCTTTAGCCGCTTTATGTATTTTTATGACTTTGCCACTATGGATCAAAAAGGCGCTTACACTAACCCATTATCGGGTAATAGTGTCGATCCATGTGCCGACAAAGAATCACGCGAACTTGCTTGTCGTGACATTCGTTTACTTGATGCTTATGTTTATGGCAATTTTAGCTTCAATGATGGCCAAAACCCAGTCACGGTTAAAGTGGGCCAACAAGTATTGAGTTGGGGTGAAAGTACGCTGATTCAACACGGTATTAATATTACACCAATTGATGTTGGTGTAGCTCGTGCTCCTGGCGCTGAATTAAAAGAAGCCTATATTCCAGTGGGTATGGCAACAATTAATATTGGTCTGACAGATAATTTATCGACTGAAATTTTTTATCAGTACCAGTGGGATAATAGTTATTTACCGGTTCCGGGTAGCTACTTTTCTACTAACGACTTTGCTGGTAAAGGCGGCTACAACCAAAACGTACAGTTAGGTTTTACCAGTAACCCAGATATAGACTTACCGTTCTTAGTAAGTGAAATGAATACACTGTCGTTAATGGCGCCAGATTTGTTAAATATTTTAACCAGTCCATCAGCAACTGCGGCGCAAAAAGCTAACGCCATGAGTTTAGCTATTGCGTACCCAACAAAGGTTACGTTAAGACCTAGAGGCGCAGACGGTGAAATTAAACCTAAAGACGGTGGCCAGTACGGTATTAAGTTTGAATATTTCTCACCAGACTTAAATGACACTGAATTTGCAGTTTACTATATGAACTATCACAGTCGGGTACCGGTAATCTCGGGTATTGCTGCTGATTTTGGTGCCGGCGTAATTCAATCATTACAATACTTATCGGCTAACCAAGGCAAAATTAATCAAGACAATATTGATGATTTAGCCATGTTCTCTAAAGCTAAGGTTGAATATCCAGAAGATATAAAACTGTATGGCTTTAGCTTTAACACCGCAGTAGGTGAAACATCAGTAGCGGGTGAAATTGCTTATCGTCAAGATGAACCGTTACAAATTGATGACGTAGAAATTTTATATGCTGGTATGCCAGAGCAGTTATCTAATGCCGGTTTACGCCCTGACTTTGATGGTATTTCGCAAATAGGCCGTTCAAGTTACAGCCCAAATAAAGTTATGCCAGGCCAAGCTGCTAAAGGTTTTATTTTATCTGACACTATTCAAGCGCAAATGACATTTACCCATTTATTTGGCCCTGCTTTAGGTGCTGATAATATGATAATGTTGGCTGAGATTGGCGGTATTCGGATCCAAGATATGCCAGGGTATGATGAGCTACGTTTAAATGGCCCAGGTACTGACCGTAGTGGTGGTCCTTTGTTAGGCTTAGACAACCAAGGCAATCTTATAAATAAAGATGGTTTACATACCGGTTTATCAGACGGTGCTGAAACAAACCCATTCCCAACGGCTTCTGCTTGGGGATATCGTATTTTAGCGAAAATGGATTACAACAACGTATTTTCCGGTATTAACTTATCGCAACGTATGGTGTTTTCTCATGACGTTAACGGTATAACACCAGATCCATTATTTATGTTTGTTGAAGATCGTAAATCATTAGCTTATGCGGTAAGTTTTGACTACTTAAGCAAATGGTCAGGTGAATTATCTTACAACGTATTTTGGGGCGGACAAGGCACTACAAATAACGTAGCCGATCGCGATTTTATCTCTTTTAACATTAAATACTCTATTTAA
- a CDS encoding DUF2835 family protein yields MQQYFFSMTVSAEQCQRFYRADTKYLLVTADDGKKIQLLFKHFRPYIDSLGIRGRFRLTLTKEAAFIGLEKIN; encoded by the coding sequence ATGCAACAGTATTTTTTTAGCATGACAGTATCCGCGGAACAGTGTCAGCGCTTTTATCGTGCTGACACTAAATATTTGTTAGTGACAGCAGATGATGGCAAAAAAATTCAATTGCTGTTTAAACACTTTAGACCTTATATAGATAGTTTAGGTATTCGCGGTAGATTTAGATTAACCCTAACTAAAGAAGCCGCTTTTATTGGATTAGAAAAAATTAATTAG
- the pepN gene encoding aminopeptidase N: MPTSVATRTVKHRTDYKTPAFTISHVDLCFELDAKATIVTSVMQVLRQTANQPLRLDGVMLTLLSVEIDGKEVSADKWQQTTDSLTLNQVPDQFELRIVTQISPQDNTALEGLYLAENTFCTQCEAEGFRRITYFLDRPDVLAVYSSTIIADNSRYPYLLSNGNKVADSINDQGIRTVKWQDPFPKPSYLFALVAGDFDLVADSFITQSGRNVSLELYVDKGAAARGDFAIQALKRAMRWDEQRFNLEYDLDVYMVVAVDFFNMGAMENKGLNVFNSKYVLADAATATDKDFFNIESIIGHEYFHNWTGNRVTCRDWFQLSLKEGLTVFRDQEFSADMASDTLTRIEAIKVMRTAQFAEDASPMAHPIRPEHVVEMNNFYTVTVYDKGAEVIRMLQTILGKDAFAAGLALYLQRHDGQAVTCDDFIQAMQDAAGVDLSQFRLWYSQSGTPELTATQQYDASTKKLTLTLTQHTAATADQAIKQDLHIPVAIEFLFGQQHAKQQHLLDLTANQQQFIFNNIAQPDAIVWLAHFSAPVKLKVDYTDTQLLQIAAKASDGVARWDAMQQFWAKLIAARLQDNNVKQALPTAVIQLMQQLLTQPQADAALTAELLALPDFDTLAEQYQQIPVQQILTLLRQLKIDLAHALAEPLLQCYNRLAVTPYQYTEQDVATRSLRNRCLHYLAELADSTALIAQQISQADNMTDSLAALIASQQAQHVDFAALISSFATKWQDDAHVMDKCFSLVATDPTEQVFAGIDNMLQHKLFSWKNPNRVRALFSAFSMRNPEQFHRLDGKGYQLLADVVAKMDPLNPQISARLITPLLSWRRFDSVRQQAMQNCLTRLLELPKLSNDLYEKVSKSIG, translated from the coding sequence ATGCCAACGAGTGTTGCTACACGAACGGTTAAACACCGTACCGACTATAAAACGCCTGCATTTACCATTAGCCATGTTGACTTATGTTTTGAGTTGGACGCTAAGGCAACAATTGTCACATCTGTAATGCAAGTGCTGCGTCAAACTGCGAACCAGCCGTTGCGGTTAGACGGCGTGATGTTAACGCTGCTATCTGTCGAGATTGATGGTAAAGAAGTTAGCGCGGATAAATGGCAACAAACAACCGATAGTTTAACGCTTAACCAAGTACCTGATCAGTTTGAACTACGTATTGTTACCCAGATTTCACCTCAGGATAATACAGCGTTAGAAGGGCTATATTTAGCCGAGAATACTTTTTGTACTCAGTGTGAAGCAGAAGGTTTTCGGCGTATTACCTATTTTCTAGATAGACCTGATGTATTAGCGGTGTATAGCAGTACCATAATTGCGGATAATAGCCGTTATCCTTACTTATTATCTAATGGTAATAAGGTAGCTGACTCGATTAATGATCAAGGAATTCGCACGGTAAAATGGCAAGATCCTTTTCCAAAACCCAGTTATTTATTTGCCTTAGTCGCCGGAGATTTTGATCTGGTTGCAGATAGTTTTATCACCCAATCTGGGCGCAATGTTAGTTTAGAACTGTATGTTGATAAAGGCGCGGCGGCACGGGGTGACTTTGCTATTCAAGCCCTAAAGCGCGCAATGCGCTGGGATGAACAACGTTTCAATTTAGAATATGATCTTGATGTTTATATGGTGGTGGCGGTCGACTTTTTTAATATGGGCGCCATGGAAAATAAAGGCTTAAACGTATTTAACAGCAAATATGTCTTGGCCGATGCAGCAACGGCTACCGATAAAGACTTTTTTAATATTGAATCAATTATTGGTCATGAATACTTTCATAACTGGACTGGCAACCGTGTCACGTGTCGCGATTGGTTTCAGTTAAGTTTAAAAGAAGGCTTAACCGTTTTTCGCGATCAGGAATTTAGTGCGGATATGGCATCAGATACCTTAACCCGTATAGAGGCGATTAAGGTAATGCGAACCGCCCAGTTTGCTGAAGATGCCAGCCCAATGGCTCATCCAATACGGCCAGAACATGTTGTAGAGATGAATAACTTTTATACCGTTACCGTGTACGATAAAGGTGCTGAAGTTATTCGTATGCTGCAGACTATTTTAGGTAAAGATGCTTTTGCTGCTGGCTTAGCGTTATATTTACAACGCCATGATGGCCAAGCCGTAACATGCGATGACTTTATTCAAGCGATGCAGGATGCAGCAGGCGTTGACTTAAGCCAATTTCGGCTATGGTATAGCCAATCAGGCACACCCGAGTTAACTGCTACTCAGCAATACGATGCCAGCACCAAAAAACTAACCCTAACCTTAACTCAGCATACCGCAGCCACGGCAGATCAAGCGATCAAACAAGATTTACATATTCCCGTAGCGATTGAGTTTTTGTTTGGCCAGCAGCACGCTAAACAACAACATTTATTAGATTTAACGGCTAATCAGCAGCAATTTATCTTTAACAATATTGCCCAGCCAGACGCTATAGTGTGGTTGGCTCACTTTTCAGCACCGGTAAAACTTAAGGTAGATTATACCGATACTCAATTACTGCAAATAGCCGCTAAAGCTTCAGATGGCGTTGCTCGCTGGGATGCCATGCAGCAATTTTGGGCTAAGTTGATAGCAGCTAGATTACAAGACAATAATGTTAAACAGGCACTTCCAACTGCTGTTATTCAGTTAATGCAGCAGTTATTAACCCAACCGCAAGCAGATGCCGCTTTAACTGCCGAGTTATTGGCTTTACCCGACTTTGATACTTTAGCTGAGCAATATCAGCAAATACCGGTGCAACAAATCTTAACACTGTTAAGGCAACTTAAAATTGACTTAGCTCACGCACTGGCCGAGCCATTATTACAGTGTTATAACCGACTAGCGGTCACGCCTTATCAATATACCGAGCAAGATGTTGCCACACGCAGCTTGCGTAATCGTTGTTTGCATTACTTAGCTGAACTAGCGGATTCAACGGCTTTAATAGCCCAGCAAATTAGCCAAGCCGATAATATGACAGATAGCTTAGCGGCTTTAATCGCCAGTCAGCAAGCTCAGCACGTAGATTTTGCAGCACTAATATCGAGTTTTGCGACAAAATGGCAAGACGATGCCCATGTTATGGATAAGTGTTTTTCATTAGTGGCCACTGATCCGACGGAGCAGGTGTTTGCGGGTATTGATAACATGCTGCAACATAAATTATTTAGTTGGAAAAATCCGAATCGGGTTAGGGCGTTATTTTCAGCATTTAGTATGCGTAACCCCGAGCAGTTTCATCGCTTGGATGGCAAAGGTTATCAGTTATTAGCGGACGTGGTTGCAAAAATGGACCCATTAAACCCACAAATTTCTGCACGATTAATTACGCCTTTGTTAAGTTGGCGCCGGTTTGATTCGGTGCGGCAACAAGCCATGCAGAATTGCTTAACCCGCTTGCTTGAACTACCAAAGCTAAGTAATGACTTATATGAAAAAGTTAGTAAAAGTATTGGCTGA
- a CDS encoding Na+/H+ antiporter NhaC family protein codes for MVYFFAGFSIETDDLEINKLLNGGGMAGMLNTVWLVFSAMMFGATIEKIGLLRKFVSAILYFAKSTGSLITSTIATCFVTNVLTADQYMSIVMPGRMFKEEYERRNLAPVNLSRTLEDGGTITSPLIPWNTCGAYMHGVLHVSPLDYAMYAFFNLINPVLAIIYAYLGIKILRLTPPESVLKPTEANS; via the coding sequence TTGGTATACTTTTTTGCTGGGTTTAGTATTGAAACTGATGATCTTGAGATAAATAAACTACTTAATGGCGGTGGAATGGCAGGCATGCTCAATACGGTATGGTTAGTGTTCAGTGCCATGATGTTTGGTGCAACTATTGAAAAAATAGGTTTACTGCGTAAATTTGTGTCTGCAATTTTGTACTTTGCAAAAAGTACCGGCTCATTAATTACTAGCACGATAGCGACCTGTTTTGTGACTAACGTGCTAACCGCCGATCAGTATATGTCGATAGTGATGCCGGGACGGATGTTTAAAGAAGAATATGAGCGGCGTAATTTAGCCCCGGTTAATCTATCTCGCACACTTGAAGATGGCGGTACTATCACCAGTCCCCTGATTCCTTGGAATACTTGTGGTGCTTATATGCATGGGGTGCTGCATGTGAGTCCTTTGGATTATGCTATGTATGCCTTCTTTAACTTAATTAATCCGGTATTAGCCATTATTTATGCCTATTTGGGGATTAAGATTTTACGCTTAACGCCACCCGAAAGTGTGCTGAAGCCAACTGAAGCCAATTCATAA